In Phragmites australis chromosome 24, lpPhrAust1.1, whole genome shotgun sequence, the following are encoded in one genomic region:
- the LOC133906916 gene encoding 3-ketoacyl-CoA synthase 1-like, translated as MQTTRALVSPIRRDPSGDGDSMEAAAVMERERLTAEVDFAEAAAEPSSFVVKIRRRLPDFARSVNLKYVRLGLRSGGLPAPSSWVLLALAPPLLAAAAWSFARLELNVGVDRMYSLDLLTCVAWLGAAVLLLTVYYLKRPRPVYLVDFACYKPSNEHAISKDGFLSAGSNILDMNESTGFFDAEALEFQTKITKSSGLGDRTYLPPGIQAQPPRLSMGEARAEAEAVMFGCLDALFAATGIDPRRDVRVLIVNCSLFNPTPSLASMVVHRYKMREDVKSFNLGGMGCSAGLIAVDLARDMLQANPGCYAVVVSTENITLNWYFGNDRSMLLPNCIFRMGGAAAMLSNRRADAGRAKYQLLHTVRTHKGAADECFGCVYQREDNRGKVGVSLARELMAVAGDALKTNITTMGPLVLPLSEQLKFLKSLVVRRVLRARGTRPYIPDFRRAFEHFCVHAGGRAVLGEVQRSLGLGDADMEPSKCTLHRFGNTSSSSLWYELAYAEAKGRIRRGHRVWQIGFGSGFKCNSAVWRALHDVPPVRADGNGDRGGCNPWVDSVETYPPKAYI; from the exons ATGCAAACAACTCGAGCTCTAGTCAGTCCAATCCGACGCGACCCGAGCGGAGACGGAGACTCCATGGAAGCCGCGGCGGTCATGGAGCGCGAGCGCCTCACGGCCGAGGTGGACTTTGCCGAGGCCGCGGCGGAGCCCAGCAGCTTCGTGGTCAAGATCCGGCGCCGGCTGCCGGACTTCGCGCGGAGCGTCAACCTCAAGTACGTCCGCCTCGGCCTGCGGTCCGGCGGCCTCCCCGCGCCCTCGTCCTGGGTTCTGCTCGCGCTAGCGCCGCCGCTCCTCGCCGCGGCGGCCTGGTCGTTCGCGCGGCTCGAGCTCAACGTCGGCGTAGACAGGATGTACTCGCTCGACCTGCTCACCTGTGTCGCGTGGCTCGGCGCAGCGGTGCTGCTGCTCACCGTGTACTATCTCAAGCGGCCCCGGCCGGTGTACCTCGTGGACTTCGCGTGCTACAAGCCCAGCAACGAGCACGCCATCTCCAAGGACGGCTTTCTGT CCGCCGGTTCTAACATTCTGGACATGAACGAGAGCACAGGCTTCTTCGACGCCGAGGCGCTCGAGTTCCAGACCAAGATCACGAAGAGCTCCGGGCTCGGCGACCGGACGTACCTTCCGCCGGGCATCCAGGCTCAGCCGCCGCGGCTGTCCATGGGGGAGGCGCGCGCAGAAGCCGAGGCCGTCATGTTCGGCTGCCTAGATGCGCTGTTCGCCGCCACGGGGATCGACCCGCGCCGCGACGTGCGCGTGCTCATCGTGAACTGCAGCCTCTTCAACCCGACGCCGTCGCTGGCGTCCATGGTCGTGCACCGCTACAAGATGCGCGAGGACGTTAAGTCGTTCAACCTCGGCGGCATGGGCTGCAGCGCGGGGCTCATCGCCGTCGACCTCGCCAGGGACATGCTGCAGGCGAACCCCGGGTGCTACGCCGTCGTGGTCAGCACCGAGAACATCACGCTCAACTGGTACTTCGGCAACGACCGCTCCATGCTGTTGCCTAACTGCATCTTCCGCATGGGCGGCGCCGCGGCAATGCTGTCCAACCGCCGCGCCGATGCCGGGCGCGCCAAGTACCAGCTCCTGCACACGGTGCGTACCCACAAGGGCGCGGCCGACGAGTGCTTCGGTTGCGTGTACCAGCGCGAGGATAACCGCGGCAAGGTCGGCGTGTCTCTGGCGCGCGAGCTCAtggccgtcgccggcgacgcGCTGAAGACGAACATCACCACCATGGGCCCGCTCGTGCTCCCGCTATCGGAGCAGCTCAAGTTCCTGAAGTCTCTGGTGGTCCGGCGCGTGCTCCGCGCCCGAGGCACCAGGCCGTACATCCCAGACTTCCGGCGCGCGTTCGAGCACTTCTGCGTGCACGCCGGCGGACGCGCCGTGCTGGGGGAAGTGCAGCGCAGTCTGGGCCTCGGCGACGCCGACATGGAGCCTAGCAAGTGCACCCTGCACCGGTTCGGAAACACCAGCAGCAGCTCGCTCTGGTACGAGCTCGCCTACGCAGAGGCCAAGGGCCGCATCCGGCGCGGCCACCGCGTGTGGCAGATCGGCTTCGGCTCCGGGTTCAAGTGTAACAGCGCAGTCTGGCGCGCGCTCCACGACGTGCCGCCAGTGCGCGCCGACGGCAACGGCGACCGCGGCGGATGCAACCCGTGGGTGGACAGCGTGGAGACCTACCCGCCGAAAGCGTACATCTGA